One part of the Arabidopsis thaliana chromosome 1 sequence genome encodes these proteins:
- the NTH2 gene encoding endonuclease III 2 (endonuclease III 2 (NTH2); CONTAINS InterPro DOMAIN/s: DNA glycosylase (InterPro:IPR011257), Helix-hairpin-helix DNA-binding motif, class 1 (InterPro:IPR003583), Endonuclease III, conserved site-2 (InterPro:IPR004036), Helix-hairpin-helix motif (InterPro:IPR000445), HhH-GPD domain (InterPro:IPR003265); BEST Arabidopsis thaliana protein match is: DNA glycosylase superfamily protein (TAIR:AT2G31450.1); Has 11954 Blast hits to 11950 proteins in 2636 species: Archae - 340; Bacteria - 7920; Metazoa - 127; Fungi - 171; Plants - 73; Viruses - 0; Other Eukaryotes - 3323 (source: NCBI BLink).), with protein sequence MILTGAASTFPIVARVLNAMNRRMYAATTLSSAKSISAESLNLRSDSNSEAAHGASESETRVSLRKKRIKQDDLEPVKKCSARETKARKDMCGLPDIEDSPYKKTNGTASSRTRKLNSYIKSTEASPSASSIKTAGLGIPPENWEKVLEGIRKMKPSEEAPVNAVECDRTGSFLPPKERRFYVLIGTLLSSQTKEHITGAAVERLHQNGLLTPEAIDKADESTIKELIYPVGFYTRKATNVKKVAKICLMEYDGDIPRTLEELLSLPGVGPKIAHLVLHVAWNDVQGICVDTHVHRICNRLGWVSKPGTKQVLL encoded by the exons ATGATTCTCACCGGAGCCGCTTCAACATTTCCCATCGTCGCTCGAGTTTTGAACGCTATGAATCGCCGTATGTATGCTGCTACTACTCTATCATCTGCCAAATCAATCTCTGCAGAATCCCTAAATCTTCGTTCCGATTCCAATTCAG aGGCAGCGCATGGTGCTTCTGAGTCTGAGACTCGAGTCTCtttaaggaagaagaggataaAGCAGGATGATTTGGAGCCTGTAAAGAAATGTTCCGCCAGAGAAACCAAGGCCCGCAAG GACATGTGTGGATTACCTGATATAGAAGACTCTCCTTATAAGAAGACTAATGGAACTGCTTCATCTA GGACGAGAAAACTAAACTCATACATAAAATCAACAGAAGCTAGCCCTTCTGCATCGTCGATCAAAACAGCAG GGCTAGGCATACCACCTGAAAACTGGGAAAAGGTGCTCGAGGGTATTCGAAAAATGAAACCTTCAGAAGAAGCACCAGTTAATGCTGTAGAATGTGATAGAACCGGAAGCTTTTTACCTCCAAAG GAAAGGCGATTTTATGTGCTCATAGGAACACTTCTTTCAAGTCAGACTAAAGAGCACATAACTGGTG CGGCAGTAGAACGACTTCATCAAAATGGCCTTCTCACTCCTGAAGCCATTGACAAAGCCGATGAATCAACCATTAAGGAATTGATCTATCCG GTTGGATTCTATACTAGAAAGGCTACTAATGTGAAGAAAGTTGCAAAAATATGTCTAATGGAATATGACGGTGACATTCCAAGGACTTTGGAAGAACTACTTTCACTTCCAGGAGTTGGTCCTAAGATTGCTCATCTG GTTTTGCATGTAGCCTGGAATGATGTTCAAGGGATATGTGTAGACACACATGTGCATCGTATTTGCAATAGACTTGGTTGGGTGTCTAAACCTGGAACGAAACAGGTGCTTCTCTAA
- a CDS encoding cell division cycle protein 48-related / CDC48-like protein (cell division cycle protein 48-related / CDC48-related; FUNCTIONS IN: nucleoside-triphosphatase activity, nucleotide binding, ATP binding; EXPRESSED IN: 17 plant structures; EXPRESSED DURING: 7 growth stages; CONTAINS InterPro DOMAIN/s: ATPase, AAA-type, core (InterPro:IPR003959), ATPase, AAA+ type, core (InterPro:IPR003593), ATPase, AAA-type, conserved site (InterPro:IPR003960), Bromodomain (InterPro:IPR001487); BEST Arabidopsis thaliana protein match is: P-loop containing nucleoside triphosphate hydrolases superfamily protein (TAIR:AT3G15120.1); Has 67654 Blast hits to 42823 proteins in 3246 species: Archae - 1526; Bacteria - 25275; Metazoa - 14857; Fungi - 7046; Plants - 4267; Viruses - 557; Other Eukaryotes - 14126 (source: NCBI BLink).) — MHPKRSSQGDGSVTKPVRTSDRLRRRPKLHGRSYLYYSSPNMLHNRKRNTKTRTAASQIAKMLHKGNRPARASNAAPIASDLRRSTRKRRISVNLEDYTDSSGAEDEDMMSPAYRTLRRRVHKNFSTSKSRKDMDAELAPRREGLRPRRSTTIANKRLKTESGADQDTSEEKDGQDETENGNELDDADDGENEVEAEDEGNGEDEGDGEDEGEEDGDDDEEGDEEQEGRKRYDLRNRAEVRRMPTGEINKQQQPRSPRRVLHQGMGTRVGRDGRRGGSRPHKRHRFTRTDDSDDSLLVDELDQGPAIPWARGGNRSGAPWLFGGLDTYGSSSLGLNVGASGWGHQSDGLAALTSGVQTAGPSSKGGADIQPLQINEDINFDDIGGLSEYINDLKEMVFFPLLYPEFFASYSITPPRGVLLCGPPGTGKTLIARALACAASKAGQKVSFYMRKGADVLSKWVGEAERQLKLLFEEAQRNQPSIIFFDEIDGLAPVRSSKQEQIHNSIVSTLLALMDGLDSRGQVVLIGATNRVDAIDGALRRPGRFDREFNFSLPGCEARAEILDIHTRKWKHPPTRELKEELAATCVGYCGADLKALCTEAAIRAFREKYPQVYTSDDKYAIDVGLVNVEKSHFVEAMSAITPAAHRGSVVQSRPLSPVVLPCLHRHLLESMSLISDIFPSSATSSELTKLSILTFGSAIPLVYRPRLLLLGGEGVGLDHLGPAILHELEKFPIHSLGLPSLLSDPGAKTPEEALVHIFSEARRTTPSILYIPMFNNWWENAHEQLRAVFLTLLEELPSNLPILLLATSYGELSDMEEQSVFDNRSVYTVDKPSSEDRSLFFDRLIEAALSVISGLNGKPDGPQPLPELPKVPKEPTGPKPAEVKAKVEAEQHALRRLRMCLRDVCNRILYDKRFSAFHFPVTDEDAPNYRSIIQIPMDTATLLQRVDTGQYLTCTPFLQDVDLIVRNAKAYNGDDYAGARIVSRAYELRDVVHGMLSQMDPALLTYCDKIAAEGGPSLIPDDLSGSILGLAPVVQMGTVTRTSARLRNVQPEVNLDRDYEGLKKPKKTTDAVSIDSAADKSQNQDSGQEMPSPDAANPQSAAPSPTDGDREDQSEPPSKEASAEDMSGDSCKGPAAKSDKEISSRTESVKGVFMERTDNYSIPQMERLYTRIMKGVLETLDKGLRDDDNNPKHSILRFLSEFAQHQANF, encoded by the exons ATGCATCCCAAGCGATCAAGTCAAGGAGATGGTTCAGTTACTAAGCCAGTTAGAACCAGTGATAGGCTTAGGAGGAGGCCCAAATTGCATGGTCGCTCATACTTGTACTACTCTTCACCAAACATGTTACATAATCGgaaaagaaacacaaagacaaGAACGGCAGCCTCTCAGATCGCAAAGATGCTGCACAAAGGAAACCGTCCAGCGAGGGCATCAAATGCCGCG CCAATTGCATCTGATCTCCGGCGTTCCacgaggaagagaagaatttCTGTAAACCTGGAGGACTATACAGACAGTTCTGGAGCGGAGGATGAGGATATGATG AGTCCAGCATATCGAACTTTGAGGAGGAGAGTTCATAAAAACTTCTCAACTTCAAAAAGTAGAAAGGACATGGATGCTGAATTGGCACCACGTCGTGAGGGTCTCCGTCCTCGTCGTTCAACAACAATTGCTAATAAACGACTGAAAACAGAATCTGGCGCTGACCAAGATACatcagaagagaaagatggcCAAGATGAAACTGAGAATGGGAATGAATTAGATGATGCGGATGATGGTGAAAATGAGGTTGAGGCTGAAGACGAGGgtaatggagaagatgaaggcGATGGCGAAGatgagggagaagaagatggtgatgatgatgaagagggtgatgaagaacaagaggGAAGGAAGAGATATGATCTGCGAAACCGTGCTGAAGTCCGGAGAATGCCTACGGGAGAAATCAACAAGCAACAACAACCTAGATCTCCTCGGAGAGTATTGCATCAGGGCATGGGCACCAGGGTTGGAAGAGATGGTAGGAGAGGTGGGTCTCGGCCTCACAAGCGCCATCGCTTTACAAGAACAGATGATTCAGATGATTCTCTTCTTGTGGACGAGTTGGACCAGGGCCCTGCAATTCCCTGGGCTCGAGGTGGAAACAGATCTGGAGCACCTTGGCTATTTGGGGGTTTGGACACGTATGGGTCAAGTTCATTGGGGTTGAACGTTGGAGCTTCTGGTTGGGGTCACCAGAGTGATGGTTTGGCTGCATTAACTTCTGGTGTTCAGACTGCTGGCCCAAGCTCTAAAGGAGGTGCAGATATCCAGCCACTGCAGATTAATGAGGATATAAATTTTGATGACATTGGTGGGCTGTCCGAATACATTAATGATTTGAAGGAAATGGTTTTCTTTCCGTTGCTGTATCCAGAGTTCTTTGCAAGTTACAGCATTACTCCTCCCAGAGGTGTACTGCTGTGTGGTCCTCCAGGCACTGGTAAAACACTGATTGCTCGAGCATTAGCATGTGCTGCTTCAAAAGCTGGACAGAAAGTTAGCTTTTATATGCGGAAGGGTGCTGATGTTCTTAGTAAGTGGGTTGGCGAGGCTGAGAGACAGCTAAAGCTACTCTTTGAGGAGGCTCAGCGAAACCAGCCTTCCATAAtcttttttgatgaaattgatGGTCTTGCTCCTGTAAGATCTAGCAAGCAGGAACAAATACATAATTCTATTGTTTCAACTTTACTGGCGCTGATGGATGGCCTCGATTCTCGTGGTCAAGTTGTTCTCATTGGAGCAACAAACAGGGTAGATGCAATAGACGGAGCTTTACGCCGCCCTGGCAGATTCGATCGGGAGTTTAATTTTTCCTTACCAGGTTGCGAAGCACGAGCCGAAATATTGGATATTCACACTCGTAAATGGAAGCACCCACCTACTAGGGAGCTGAAAGAGGAACTGGCAGCTACTTGTGTAGGGTATTGTGGTGCTGATCTAAAAGCTTTGTGCACTGAAGCTGCGATTCGTGCTTTTCGTGAGAAATATCCACAAGTTTATACCAGTGATGATAAATACGCCATAGATGTTGGGTTGGTTAATGTTGAAAAGAGCCACTTTGTAGAGGCAATGTCAGCTATTACTCCTGCTGCCCATAGAGGGTCTGTTGTGCAATCCAGACCACTCTCTCCGGTTGTGTTGCCATGTTTACATCGACACCTCCTTGAATCCATGAGTTTAATATCAGATATTTTTCCCTCGTCAGCCACGTCATCGGAGTTGACGAAGCTGTCAATACTTACATTTGGATCTGCAATTCCTCTTGTTTATCGACCTCGACTTTTGCTGCTTGGTGGTGAAGGAGTTGGACTG GATCATCTTGGGCCTGCAATTTTACATGAGCTAGAAAAGTTCCCTATTCATTCTCTGGGACTTCCATCTCTCCTTTCGGATCCTGGTGCAAAGACCCCAGAAGAAGCGTTAGTACATATATTTAGTGAAGCTAGAAGAACAACACCTTCAATACTTTACATACCAATGTTCAATAATTGGTGGGAAAAT GCTCATGAACAGCTTAGGGCTGTATTTCTGACTTTGTTAGAAGAATTGCCATCAAATCTACCCATATTATTACTTGCTACATCTTATGGTGAATTGTCTGACATGGAAGAGCAGTCAGTATTTGACAATCGATCTGT CTATACTGTGGACAAACCATCAAGTGAAGACAGGTCTTTGTTCTTTGACCGTTTGATTGAAGCTGCTCTCTCAGTCATTTCTGGCTTAAATGGCAAACCTGATGGACCACAACCCCTTCCAGAACTTCCCAAGGTTCCAAAAGAACCTACTGGTCCAAAACCCGCAGAAGTAAAAGCCAAGGTGGAAGCAGAGCAGCATGCCCTTCGGCGATTGCGTATGTGTCTCAGAGATGTTTGCAATAG AATACTATATGATAAAAGATTCAGCGCATTCCACTTTCCAGTTACTGACGAGGATGCTCCAAACTATCGCTCAATAATTCAAATTCCAATGGATACGGCTACTCTGCTGCAGCGTGTTGATACTGGGCAGTATCTGACATGTACACCGTTTTTGCAAGATGTGGATCTCATTGTGAGAAATGCCAAG GCTTACAATGGAGATGATTACGCTGGAGCGAGAATTGTCAGTAGAGCCTATGAGCTTCGAGATGTA GTGCATGGGATGCTGTCACAGATGGACCCAGCACTGCTAACATATTGTGATAAGATCGCAGCTGAAGGTGGTCCTTCACTGATACCAGATGATCTGAGTGGATCAATCCTCGGTTTAGCTCCTGTTGTGCAGATGGGAACTGTTACTAGAACCAGTGCCAGACTTCGAAATGTGCAGCCAGAGGTTAATTTAGATCGAGATTATGAAGGTCTTAAAAAGCCCAAGAAAACTACTGATGCTGTCAGTATAG ATTCAGCTGCAGACAAATCACAGAACCAAGATTCAGGCCAAGAAATGCCATCTCCGGATGCGGCCAACCCACAGTCAGCAGCTCCTTCTCCAACAGATGGTGATAGAGAAGACCAAAGCGAGCCACCAAGTAAAGAGGCATCTGCAGAAGATATGAGTGGTGATTCTTGCAAGGGTCCTGCGGCCAAGTCGGATAAAGAAATTTCAAGCCGAACAGAATCTGTAAAGGGAGTATTCATGGAACGTACTGACAACTACAGCATTCCGCAGATGGAGAGGCTTTACACTCGAATCATGAAGGGTGTTCTTGAGACTCTGGACAAAGGGCTtcgtgatgatgataataatccTAAGCATtcaattttgagatttttgtcGGAATTCGCACAGCATCAGGCGAATTTCTGA
- the NTH2 gene encoding endonuclease III 2 (endonuclease III 2 (NTH2); CONTAINS InterPro DOMAIN/s: DNA glycosylase (InterPro:IPR011257), Helix-hairpin-helix DNA-binding motif, class 1 (InterPro:IPR003583), Endonuclease III-like, iron-sulphur cluster loop motif (InterPro:IPR003651), Endonuclease III, conserved site-2 (InterPro:IPR004036), Helix-hairpin-helix motif (InterPro:IPR000445), HhH-GPD domain (InterPro:IPR003265); BEST Arabidopsis thaliana protein match is: DNA glycosylase superfamily protein (TAIR:AT2G31450.1); Has 35333 Blast hits to 34131 proteins in 2444 species: Archae - 798; Bacteria - 22429; Metazoa - 974; Fungi - 991; Plants - 531; Viruses - 0; Other Eukaryotes - 9610 (source: NCBI BLink).) produces MILTGAASTFPIVARVLNAMNRRMYAATTLSSAKSISAESLNLRSDSNSEAAHGASESETRVSLRKKRIKQDDLEPVKKCSARETKARKDMCGLPDIEDSPYKKTNGTASSRTRKLNSYIKSTEASPSASSIKTAGLGIPPENWEKVLEGIRKMKPSEEAPVNAVECDRTGSFLPPKERRFYVLIGTLLSSQTKEHITGAAVERLHQNGLLTPEAIDKADESTIKELIYPVGFYTRKATNVKKVAKICLMEYDGDIPRTLEELLSLPGVGPKIAHLVLHVAWNDVQGICVDTHVHRICNRLGWVSKPGTKQKTSSPEETRVALQQWLPKGEWVAINFLLVGFGQTICTPLRPHCGTCSITEICPSAFKETPSTSSKLKKSIKSKKL; encoded by the exons ATGATTCTCACCGGAGCCGCTTCAACATTTCCCATCGTCGCTCGAGTTTTGAACGCTATGAATCGCCGTATGTATGCTGCTACTACTCTATCATCTGCCAAATCAATCTCTGCAGAATCCCTAAATCTTCGTTCCGATTCCAATTCAG aGGCAGCGCATGGTGCTTCTGAGTCTGAGACTCGAGTCTCtttaaggaagaagaggataaAGCAGGATGATTTGGAGCCTGTAAAGAAATGTTCCGCCAGAGAAACCAAGGCCCGCAAG GACATGTGTGGATTACCTGATATAGAAGACTCTCCTTATAAGAAGACTAATGGAACTGCTTCATCTA GGACGAGAAAACTAAACTCATACATAAAATCAACAGAAGCTAGCCCTTCTGCATCGTCGATCAAAACAGCAG GGCTAGGCATACCACCTGAAAACTGGGAAAAGGTGCTCGAGGGTATTCGAAAAATGAAACCTTCAGAAGAAGCACCAGTTAATGCTGTAGAATGTGATAGAACCGGAAGCTTTTTACCTCCAAAG GAAAGGCGATTTTATGTGCTCATAGGAACACTTCTTTCAAGTCAGACTAAAGAGCACATAACTGGTG CGGCAGTAGAACGACTTCATCAAAATGGCCTTCTCACTCCTGAAGCCATTGACAAAGCCGATGAATCAACCATTAAGGAATTGATCTATCCG GTTGGATTCTATACTAGAAAGGCTACTAATGTGAAGAAAGTTGCAAAAATATGTCTAATGGAATATGACGGTGACATTCCAAGGACTTTGGAAGAACTACTTTCACTTCCAGGAGTTGGTCCTAAGATTGCTCATCTG GTTTTGCATGTAGCCTGGAATGATGTTCAAGGGATATGTGTAGACACACATGTGCATCGTATTTGCAATAGACTTGGTTGGGTGTCTAAACCTGGAACGAAACAG AAAACCTCGTCCCCTGAGGAAACTAGAGTAGCTCTGCAACAATGGCTTCCAAAAGGAGAATGGGTGGCTATAAACTTTCTGTTG GTAGGTTTTGGACAAACGATATGCACACCGCTAAGACCACACTGTGGAACTTGTAGTATTACTGAGATTTGCCCTTCTGCCTTCAAGGAGACCCCGAGCACATCATCCAAATTGAAGAAATCTATCAAAAGCAAGAAGCTTTAG